CGCGGGTGGTCATTGCTTGCATCGGACCTATTACGGCACGTACGGCGGAGGAGTATGGGTTGACGGTGACAGTCATGCCGGCGACAAACACTGTGCCGGCGCTGACAGAAGCGATCGTGAGGCATTTCAAGCATGTGGCGTGAGTCGACGTTTCCATGTCTGGATTAGGTTGACGAAGGTATCGGGATAGTGGGGCGAATTACCAAAAGGAGGGCAGGACTATGGTTTCCGTCAAGTCGTTCATGGTTCCGAGAGAGAAGTTTGTTTCGGTCGAGCGGGACACCAGTGCTCAGATGGCTGCTCGTATTATGCGGGATCGTGGCATCGGCAGCCTGTTCGTGACGCATGGGAAGGAGATCATCGGTATTCTGACGGATACCGATATGGTCAGGCGGGTGGTTGCGGCTGGAGCTGATACCCAGAAGACAACGGTCGAACAGGTTATGTCGGCCCCGATCTTGACGATTGATGAAAATAAGACCCTGCTCGATGCCAACGATCTGATGGCCAAGACGCATATCCGCCATCTCGGCGTCACTCAGGACGGCAAGTTGGCGGGTATGATCTCTGTTCGTGACCTCGTGCTGTTCTTGACCAATCTTCCAAGGAAGTGATC
This portion of the Nitrospirota bacterium genome encodes:
- a CDS encoding CBS domain-containing protein; the encoded protein is MVSVKSFMVPREKFVSVERDTSAQMAARIMRDRGIGSLFVTHGKEIIGILTDTDMVRRVVAAGADTQKTTVEQVMSAPILTIDENKTLLDANDLMAKTHIRHLGVTQDGKLAGMISVRDLVLFLTNLPRK